The sequence below is a genomic window from Paramisgurnus dabryanus chromosome 4, PD_genome_1.1, whole genome shotgun sequence.
GAAGCTGTGAAAGAGAAGGGCTGAAACTCTGTCAATATGAATAATCTTGGTCatgtgtttttaacacattgtgtacatatttccctTTCAGGCAAATGTAGCCATGGTGGCTTCTTTGATCAAACTAGCAGAAAAGATCCCATTGGAGGCATCAATAAGGATGACCTCAAGTCAGAACATGGCTTCCTTCACCTAAAAGCTGCAAACATGGCCATCAATGCTACCATGGAGTTACTGGAAGACATTAGACAGGCTGCGGGAGAAACAGCCTTTCTTCGGTAGGTAGCAAATCAgataaacatattaaaatgtacagtatgtgacaACAGGTATTAAACTGTGGACTCTTGtgaaaaaatgtgaaatataCATCACATGAATTGTCACTAGGTTTTCCCTTAAATCtgattttgtatgtttcttttttctgtaaTCTTGCATCTCCTTTAGGTTAATAGGCCTCAGTCGTACCATAATGCTGGTTTTTGTGATTGACATAACAGGCAGTATGTCTAATGAAATTGCTGAAATCAAGAAAGTGTGCATTAATATCATAGACAGCAGGAAAGGAACATCAGAAGAACCTACAGATTACATGCTAATAACATTTGATGACACAGGTaggcatatactgtatgtttaaaaAGCATGCTTAATATTGGTTATCTGACAGCATGAGTAAGGAGTTTCACAATGAGATACATGGCAGAAACTAAACTAAACACTTACAGTATGTCACAAAAGTGAGTTCATCCCTCAGCAAATATTTTAGTATATCTTCTCAAGGGACAATACtataaaaatttaatttggATATATTTTAGAGTAGTCAATGTGCTGCTTGTATAGCAGTATAGATTTGCTGTCCCCTGAAAATAACTTGAGATACAGCCATTAATGTCAAAATGAGTAGCAACAAAGGTGAGTACACCCTAAGTTATAATAGATGTATATCGTTTAACAATGCAATGCCACATATCCTGTTCATCTTCTTCATGTTACAAATTTGTGTATCTTGAATTAaagcacttaaagggatagttcagttaaaaatgatattaaacccatgatttactcacccccaagccgtccaagatttttcagacaaacacattttcagtttttttagaaaatgtctttgatctttcagttaatcaaatgtaaagttacagggtccactcaaatgtgcatccatccttcacaaaagaaatccaaatggctccacgatgataaacaaaggccttccaAGGGTAATCCACAcggtgttgtagaaatatccatattaaaaatgttacaaacgaaaataactagcttccggtaacgccgccatcttagtcgcgtccgcattcaagatgagaCAAACGCAGTTTATGGAGGGTTCTGTGCTGCTGCTTTGTGCTCCCCGctctccgaatttgtcatacatcactaagaaaagtttgtacactacgctgatactccatcctgaatacagaggagtctaagatggcagcTTTTAGTTGATATAACAGATAGACTACCAGACGAATTATAAATTCAGCCACTATATTCATCTGACTGGGAGGAAATGTATAcagatttaaaatataaaaagggGGACTGACCAAGAAGTAATCTGTCTTAATAATGAGTTGTCAAGATACAGTATATCTATAGGTGAACCCTCAAAAACTTACTAGGAATAGACCATGGCAAATACAACAGTTGGCTTTCACTTTTTAAAACAGATGtgtattttaaatcaaatttaatcACTTTTTTTCGCTGCATATTTGCATTACTGGCTTTAGGTCATGTGGTGGCATTTTCGCACTGCGATTGCCTGATTCATAGATTTTGAGAGGACCGTCTTTCATCGGCCTATCACATGTCAAGCTGAGCTGACTGCACAGACAGCAGGCAGGCTAGAACGACTGCCAGGCCACCAGGAATTGTCCCGGTGCTCCAGATGGCCAGTCATGCCCCTGGTACCATATTTTCTATATAAGTTGGTCCGGAGTACAAGTCGCATCAATCAAAAATGCGGCATTAAGACGAAAATACATATAAGTCacagtggactatacgtcgcATTTATTAAGAACATAATTTCATAAATACCAAgctgaagaacagacatttaatctggaaaggcaatagcacacagaacagcaTGTTGAAAAGATATCCGTAAGTTAACGtaatacaaacagttatttacacgatacacaatagcTGGACATACACAATATAGATACACAATACACAATAGCTGGACATATACCTGGAACGCTAAACAGGCTAAATGAAATGAACAGAACAAGCCAACGTTCATCAAGTTCACAGGctcgtcattccacatcactgaattcCTTGAATTACATACATACAAGAGCAGCATATACTTacaagtcgcacctgactataatttccaggaccagccaaactatgaaaaaagtgtgactttcAGTCCGGAAAATACTGTAACTGTGACAGCATTTTAATCATCTATATTGACCACACAGTTTATATTCAGTTCATGTGCATGTTGTTCTTGTTATTTTAAAGCTCTAGTGCTGTGTGTATGTTTCTCATGCCTACAGGTGTCAAACTGACAAGGACTGGGAATATTGATGAGTTCAAAGAGCTAATCAATTCTCTTTCAGTTTCTGGTGGAGGAGACTTCCCAGAGCTTTGCTTATCAGGGCTATTGGTGCGTACAATACTTTGGACatgtaaacttttatattttgcttCAGAAGAAACTTTGCCTCAGTTCACAGTGAAATTTGTCCAGAACTATCTAAATATTTGGGGACCTATTATGCCCCTCCTTACAAGATATGTagccagaatgtgtctgtaattCCAAACACTCACAGAGCATGCCCAAAATGCCCCAGATTTTGTGGGagtaaaaatgtgttgttttcctGTGTGTAACTTTTACATGCAAGCTATTGAGTTATTCCTCCCCATTCCTTACGAagattaaccatggttttagtgtggtaaaagtgtagtaaccatgttcttttggtgtattgattactatcagcaaaactatGGTTTTAGTACACTAACCATGttttaaagggactgtaagtaggattttaagtgttttattaatcaaaatcaatgtctttatttataaatatgtccttgttggtgtcaattgacctctgccagtgatctgacttttctttgtaagcttagaatttctcctctttacttacattgaacgggtaagtcaaaggaggcttccatgtcgttcccGCCGTATTGAtcaactataatagcagagagggacaaaaagcactagcctaccaacgcgtttccacaacgtgttttcattcagaacacgtgaaccagctgaaacggacaaggagatctgtgattacataacggctaccgtagttgcaacacgcatttggaaaggcgaggcgctagagagcactgttcgtttgaatgcaaaatacaatttcaacAATAGATgagggtaaatcctacttattgtcctttaactatggttttttaaaaaccatagttgtcaaaaccatggttattttgtggttaccatggttttactacagtaaccatggttttttggttttaactgtagtaaaaccatggttaattttcgtaaggggttTCCAGAAGAGCTACATTTATAATTCATACTGATGGTCAGCATTTTCAGTTAAAATGAATGAAATTGGTCTGATCTGTGTGTGCATACATGCTTAGTAAGATTAATATAACTGTAGCAACATTAGCGctacaatgtgctaacaaacaTTAGGGGAAAGATGCAAACATGCACACAACATAAAGTGTGATAGTTCTGAatataaagttaaatcaacaaCCCATCtttctaaattaattttttgtaaatCCAGCATTGTACTAACCTTCGTAAAGAAATAATTTATTAGACTTTATGTATTTacataaataatattatttCACTGTTTCCCTATTGTCTATTAATAACTACATCCTAAAACAGAATGTTTGTAAAGTATACGTAGCTGAAACGTTATACTAGCTGCTCAAGACAAGGATATAAATATGGTGGACTGCGTGCAGCTCAGTCGCAGTGGGATCTTTGCTTACAGAATCTAAATCATCATTAACATGATTGGGGGTGGGGCTTACAATGACATCACTATAGGCTGAAATCTGAAACAAATTAAATTCAAACACTGCCATGTTTTGATCTTATTTTCTTCTGTGTATGGTGGTTATTTATACCTTGTAAAAGTGAACTTTGCATATTAGATTATTATGAACTTCATGATAATGCACAAGAGTAAGAAATTATGAAGCGATTTTAGGCTTTAAAAGtattttctttttcattattcatGGATCTCCAGGTGGCATTAACAAGAGCTCCACCATCATCAGACATTTTTGTTTTCACGGATGCTTCAGCAAAGGACACTGAATTAAAAAACACTGTTGGAGCCATGATAGAAAGCACTGAATCCATAGTAAGTTCCTGCATAGCACGTCCTAATGCTATCTCCATTCATTTTGTTATGGTGAGTAATGTggcagaaacatttaaaaacctCTATATTTTTGTCTTTCAACCATCCAGGTCACTTTCTTGTTGACCAGCTTCATCTCACCAGAAGTCTCAGACTCCCAGAGCTCCTCATCGAGGCCGATGACTCAATCAGAACTACAGCTGTACAGAGACCTGGCCCATGTCTCTGGTGGACAAACCCTAGAAGTCACAAAAACTACGCTTTCTGAAGCCTCTACAGCCATTACAGATTTATTTACCTCTGGCCAGGTATATTTGAACAATGCTTTAAACTTCTTATATGCAGTCGTTACCATGGATATTTTACCATGTAAAAATGAGACATAACATACATAAGGTAAATAGACCTTTGCATTATGTTATCAATCTTATGCTAATCTTATTTATGTAACAATTCAGATTTGGGGAGTAACTGTGAATTTTTTCAAATCTTGACATGTCTCTGTTTTTGTCAAGGTTACAGTTCTTCAGGTGTCAAGAAGTGCAGGAAATGcaggaacatttttttttctgttggATTCATCTCTGTCCAATGTGATTGTGTACATCACTGGGGATTCACTGGATGTTATCCTATACAGCCCCACAGGTGAGCCAACATGAACAGCAACAGCAACAGAATTCTTCCTGGGCAGCATCATAGTAGTCTTACTGTACGTTCACACGGGGCATAAGTGTTAACGCTTCctattcacttttaatgggtgacgtcatgtgtTGCTGAACTCagttgtggatccgtcggcgccacGTCACTGTCGTTGCTTATGACACaggttgaacatttctcaacttttcaagcggcaactcatgcatcagccaatcagatatgcaaataacctaggcgaAGCCACACAAATAACGTTTATGGACGACCAAAGCGGCcccagtgattggctgttggccacgcttcagacaagccttccatcaagcgttaacgctttagccccgtgtgaatgtaccgttaggCGTCCTACCACATCTTCAAGCATCATCTAAAGCTGTCCCAATTTGAAGCATATGTGGAAGGCAGCTTCATTCTTTATGCCACTTTTAACAAATCTGCTTTAATTTCTGTTCCTCTCAGGTGGGTCTCAGTCAGGTTCAGTAATAAATGGCGGGCTTGGTAGCATTCAGACTGTGGGAAATCTAATGAAAATAACACTCAAGTCTGACTACCAGACAGGGGAATGGGGCATCAGTGTTAACTCCACAAGCTCCTACACCCTGAAAGTCATTGgtaaagtttttgttttcttcatgtgactttatggggtggtttcccgggcaGAGATTACATGTAGCTTAAGGCAGAACTAGGCcgtagtttaattaggaaatataactagttttaacaaacatgccttactacaAACATTACTGGCGtgctttttgaggcaaaacaaaatgCATTGATGTATtataagatatgtcagtgcaagttgttttcagtttggacagctcttacatttattttagtctgggactagtctaatccctgtctgggaaaccacccctatatctTCATGTGTCTTGATAGTGAATGTTCTTTCTTTCAGGTCATTTGTCAAGATGGTCTGCTTTTAAATGATCTGCTTAATTAAATGTTATGTATAAAATAGCTTTTTAAAATCTAAATACAGACAGTTGGCCAGTATCTAATAATATTTTGTTAAAACGTATCTATATAAAGCAGTGGCAATAGTGCTACAATAAGATGAAAGTTTACATCTAATTATAATACAAAATTAGAGGAAAACTGCAAAAAGGTCCAATTTTGGAAAAATAACCATTCCATAGGCTGGCTATGGCTTTGCTAAATACATTTGTGTTAAAATCCATTAATTTGTACCACAGAATGTGTGCCCACAGTGCTTTTTTAGCTGTATTTAAACTGGTATATTATTTGAATTGTTGCTGCAGGTCAGAGTTCTGTCGACATCCTCTTTAACTTTGTGAATATAATTTTGGGAGGTCATGGAGAATCCTGGGGACAGATCTTCACTCGCCCTTCTATTGgtaaataatttgtttgttaATCACATTTACTCCCCATAAGTATGTGAAGTGTAAAGGCTTCATTGACTTTGTGTTATTTGTTGATCAGGTCAGAATGCCACCCTGTTTCTCTCTTTGTCTGGAGGCGAATCGGCCACGGTGACTGATGTACTTCTAGTCGATGCTTCAGGATCGAGTGTTGGTAATGGAAACGTTACATCAGTGGGTGGTACAGACTACCTGGTTAGCCTAAACAGAATCCCAGAAGGTGCATTTGGCCTCCGGCTTAAAGGGCTGTTGAATAACTCATCGTCATTTAGTCGATTTCAAAGGCAATCATCCATTCATCATAAAGGATCAAGAATAACAGTCGCGGTGAGGTTAAAAACCAAAATGTCTCATGGCTAACAGATAGTGGGTCTTATACAAACATCTGTGAATCATTATAGTTAAAATCTCATTATCTGATAGAAATGCTAACGTCTTTTATGAATTGATTAAATGAACTACCTTGAATTGTAagtagctttggataaaagctttcaccaaatgcataaatgttaatgtaacaaaaaatgtatattaaaacTTCATGGTCAAGTTGCATTACATCACTGTGTGATACACATTTCCCATCATCCACAGGTTGATACACAAACCACTACAATTCCTGGAGTTTCTTTCAGCTTCAACTTTACAGTGGCCACTAATACTACAGCAGGTAACTACACTATCAGAGCCAGGACGAGCAACGGCTTCACTGTGACTGTCCCCAGTTCCCTAAATGTGTCGACAGGAGGAAGTGTTCAGGGGACAGGAACGCTGACAGTACCCTCCAACACAGAGTATGGGACTGATGTTACACTTATTCTTGAGGCAGAAGCTCCAGGGTCCACTGATCTAAATTATGCCACAGTTCGAATCACTGCCTCAGCTACAAGCATAAAGTTCAGTGGCTGGCTGTCCTTCTCCATGTCTCTCATTGGCTTATTTGTTTCTCTTTTGCTGTAATGGAAAGTAACGTGAGACATATACTGcattaacagttttaaaatagcTAGACactttgtatgtttatttacaaCTCTTCAATTATAAAGAATAagcctttcttttcatttaAGAGAATTCATGAAACAAAATTATgtaattgctgcttgcagctatttTACTAGCatattattactattactaCATACTTTGGGTTTGTGGGGTGATTTTTATCTATACCTGTGATTTATTTGACACTGTTAAATAAAAAGAGTTAAAGTGCGCAAAACTTCCTGCTGCTTACTCAAAACAATTCTAACATACACTcgtaaaaatgctgggttgtttttaaccatatGGGTAAAAAAATTgactatgctgggttgtttgaacacaatgctgggttgtttatcccaactgctgggttattacaacttgctttataaaaaaataatcatctGAAATCGGGAGAAGGCGGCAAAAATGAACTCTGGAGCAGTTCACTTGTGGTGATCCACCAACTAACCACACTGAATATTATGTGTAATGACGTACAGTACCTTGCATGAAAAGCCACAGTACACCTGACTGAAGCCTGCAGATCGGGTGTTGATGACCCTAGGTTGGAGCTGAACGCGCAGCCCCTCCCATAACGCGTATCATTGGTTAGTAGCACAGTAATGACGTCGACGCCACGGTAAACAGGAAATGCGGTTGAAAACAGTGCGATCTTTAAAACGTGCGCCGTATGGCGCtgatgttatgaaataatactactgaaataatactttaataaaacGATTGAGTATTAAAGAAAACAATAAAGTAATAATGAAAGCATCAAAAATGGAGTAGAGCACATAGTTTCAACTATGCCTGATCTAAGGTGAACTTATAAGGAATTACAGAGTATTGTGTAATATCTGTGTagattttaaaagtttttcacATTATGTTGCACTTCACTGTGTAAATTACAAAATTactgtaaacattaatggcacCTTATATAGTTCTTATTTTAATCACTCCTCTAgttcttgtttatttttgtgctttatataGGCTATTACTAAACATTTATGCCTATAAAGTAGTTTGAAGTTAAACTACAGTACATTGTCAATCTCTGTATCCCATAGTATGCATGCCACTCAAAAAAACCAAACCCATACTAGTGATTACTTTCatttcaaaacaaaaataattgtttaaaagacataatacacacatacagataATCACGTACATTAACCGCACACACACAATCTACACAGCCTGAAGTTCCCCTCCATCATTGAAAAAACAATCAACCGAGCAATAGCCCTGAACCTCCTTGTCGGAATAAAACCCATTCAGGACTCCCCTTCTGCCATCACCTACATACCCAGGTGGGCAGTCCTTCTATATTTCAAAGTCAACGAGTAAGGCACCCGGAGCTCTTGCCCATATTGTCTGGAAAATGCACTCCAGTTCACAACACCTAATTTAGATTAAATACTGAACAAACAATATTGaatcattttgaagaaattgGCAACTGGAAATAGGCATTAACATAGTAAAgagtcatacatttttttatgtatatgtTACACATATTACAGGACAATGTTAGACAACATATGCTTGAGTGTTATTGGCTTTGCCTGTAGAGTACCTAAGAGACTTACTTTGTTAATGAACAACATAAACcagttaaaaaagtttgtcaaCACAAGTTTTAGGGTTTTGTTTTAGGGTGACTTTTTAATATTCTGTCAGGGGGCTACAGATGAAAAATAGCCCTTTGGGCTAATTCTGGCACATTTACAATTATGTTCCTTAATGTGCATTGTCCCTCTTTAACAAATAaactaactaaaaaaaaactaacaagCATAAATTTGACTTGAGAAAGCCTATCCTAAAAGTTTGAAATAGAAGTTTGAAGAATTTCAGTTTGCAGATCGAAGTAGTTTTCAAGCTGAAAGTTTTGAAGGCAATACAGTCTATCAGacacagacagacggacggatAGACATGACAGATAGgtagagatagatagacagacagagatggatagatagacagatagataggaagaacagacagatagatagattgcacaaacaaacaaacggtAATATATGGACGGACGGACTTTCTCAAGTACCTTTTACAGTACTCACAATTTAAGATTTAAAGTGGTCCTAGTTATTTACGTGATATCATGTGACACGATCTTATTTGTACACCACTTCATTTTAACATCACACTAAACGccactttaaaattaaaaattgtaaataaaataaaacaaaaacagtaGCTTGTACTCACCATGCAGCGTTAAACATCGGGAATGAAAACTTGCTAAAATCGACTTCATGACTTCACGCCACTAACCAATGAGAAGCAATGTGGGAGGGCCTGCACGTGTAGCCCCGTCCCAGGTGCATCCCCGCCCAAATCTGCAGGCTGCAGACAGGGGCTTCTCCAGTTAGGGGCCGCTCAAACCAAACGCGGTTATGGctgttgcaggcgccttttttatgcacgtttttgCGCGGTTTATGAGCACTGAACGCCTTGAGTTTTTTGCTGCCTGCCGCACTGTGAAGGAGCACTCGGAAAAGCGTCTGACATCATTTGCGTTTTCCactgtccaatcgaatgagagGGGAGGCGGTGCTTTCAGTGTGGTAAAGGAAGTTTACAATTCACTCTAAAGCACCAgatagcaccagatatggttctttatagcacaatatggttctacacaggtactacataggtgctatgtatggcatttaaaatggtttcatagaaaataatgtgttctggTTTTAGATTCATGGCGTGATGCGGCGCTTCTCGttcggtgtgcgacccccttcaCTCGctactgtgtgtttgtgcacctctcacccccgatcaaggtcagagcaagcgtcctctttttaaagtttctgcagcaaaagagcgctcaagcttcaatatttgattggcAGGACAGCTGCCTcagtggttgcttagcaatatcaggggctaatcacaccaaaagtgctttaaacgcttggaaaagcaaggtgcgacgcactgccttttttaaaaaagagcagtgcgacgcggctttttatattgctaagcaaccatcgagtcagctgtcttgtcaatcaaatattgaagcgtgagcgctcttttgctgttaactgtcatattagcagaaactttaaaaagagggcgcttgctctgaccttgtttgagggtgagaggtgcacaaacacgcaggagagagtgagcgagtggagtccggttcttcaaagcaactgtaaa
It includes:
- the LOC135746593 gene encoding von Willebrand factor A domain-containing protein 7-like — its product is MVSLVVVAAFLLWGAVFQPHQAGGFKITHSDASLNHQEITETAIVRKAAEVCRDKAKAQGKDFTLPVKLTSATVQKACSSSNSALSKSINFKSAIVTIYLNNIAVDRKIFSDPPHFDNEKFSEGRDIITKGVAKVKVNLKEGNYLSARKNLGAVTHTLQDFYSHSNWVELGYTFSFSALIKPDLPLNNTADPKTATCKSCVDDNCSDNILPEILQKKIITTGYSSLLSPDKPAGKCSHGGFFDQTSRKDPIGGINKDDLKSEHGFLHLKAANMAINATMELLEDIRQAAGETAFLRLIGLSRTIMLVFVIDITGSMSNEIAEIKKVCINIIDSRKGTSEEPTDYMLITFDDTGVKLTRTGNIDEFKELINSLSVSGGGDFPELCLSGLLVALTRAPPSSDIFVFTDASAKDTELKNTVGAMIESTESIVTFLLTSFISPEVSDSQSSSSRPMTQSELQLYRDLAHVSGGQTLEVTKTTLSEASTAITDLFTSGQVTVLQVSRSAGNAGTFFFLLDSSLSNVIVYITGDSLDVILYSPTGGSQSGSVINGGLGSIQTVGNLMKITLKSDYQTGEWGISVNSTSSYTLKVIGQSSVDILFNFVNIILGGHGESWGQIFTRPSIGQNATLFLSLSGGESATVTDVLLVDASGSSVGNGNVTSVGGTDYLVSLNRIPEGAFGLRLKGLLNNSSSFSRFQRQSSIHHKGSRITVAVDTQTTTIPGVSFSFNFTVATNTTAGNYTIRARTSNGFTVTVPSSLNVSTGGSVQGTGTLTVPSNTEYGTDVTLILEAEAPGSTDLNYATVRITASATSIKFSGWLSFSMSLIGLFVSLLL